Part of the Physeter macrocephalus isolate SW-GA unplaced genomic scaffold, ASM283717v5 random_13, whole genome shotgun sequence genome is shown below.
CTCAATTACTGGTCCCTTTTGTAGACATCGCGATGAGAGGAGACCATGGTTCAGGGTCCTCGAGGCCACCGGGAGGCTCAGTGGTTCACTCGAAGAACCCACAGAACTCAGCAAAGCAGTTATCCTCAAATGACAGTTTATGACAGCGAAGGTTACAGATTAAAACCAGCAATGGGGGTGGTTTCCcaggccgtccagtggttaacactccgagcgtccagtgcagggggtgtgggtttgatccctggtcggggaactgagatcccgcatgtcgggcttccctggtggcgcagtggttaagaatccacctgccaatacggGCACACGGGCTTgatccccagtccgggaagatcccacataccacacagcaactaaacccgtgcaccacaactactgagcctgcgctctagagcccacgagccccaactactgaagcccacgcgcctagagcccgcgctccgcaacaagagaagccactgcaatgaggagcccgcccGCTGCAACGAAGNNNNNNNNNNNNNNNNNNNNNNNNNNNNNNNNNNNNNNNNNNNNNNNNNNNNNNNNNNNNNNNNNNNNNNNNNNNNNNNNNNNNNNNNNNNNNNNNNNNNNNNNNNNNNNNNNNNNNNNNNNNNNNNNNNNNNNNNNNNNNNNNNNNNNNNNNNNNNNNNNNNNNNNNNNNNNNNNNNNNNNNNNNNNNNNNNNNNNNNNNctgcaacgaagagtagcccccgctcgccgcaactagagaaagcccgcgcgcagcaacaaagacccaacgcggccaaaaataaataaataaaataagggcttccctggtggcgcggtggttgcgcgtccgcctgccgatgcaggggaaccgggttcgcgccccggtctgggagggtcccacatgccgcggagcagctgggcccgtgagccacggccgctgagcctgcgtgtccggagcctgtgctccgcaacgggagaggccacagcagagggaggcccgcataccacaatcaatcaatcaatcaatcaatcaatcagcaGTGGGAAAAGACACATGGGGCAGAGTCCCAGAGAGACCAGGCACAAGCTTCCTTCGTCTCTCTCAGTGGCGTCGCAGGAAAGCTCTTAATTTTCGCAGCAGCAGTCGCTACCCGCCAGGAAGCTCGCCCCAGCCTTGGTGCGCAGGGTTTTTATTGGCGGTTAGTCACCTAGGCCTGGCTGACCTTGGTCTTCAGCGCCCCCAGAGGTCCAGCTCACACCGCATGGTCCCAGCCTCCCAGGCAAACAGAGACACTCTTAACAGGCAGGACATTCCAGGGCCTAGAGGTGCCCTCCCAGGAGCCAGTCCTTTGGTTGGAATGTGCAGGGTTTGGACAGCCCAGGCCTGCTGAGCTAACCCTTTACGGCACGAGATTTTGCCTACGCGTCAGAGAACGTTATAAAGCCAGGAGAGTTAAAACAGTGCGGTCTCCTCAGAGAGCTAAGCCGAGCCCTGAGTGAGCAGCTGCCTGTAAGACGCTGAGTGGCTGCCCTGGGCAGGGAGCTGATGTTTGGTAGGTGACTATTAACCTCTGGCCATGTGGCCTGGGCCAGGCCCGTGTTTTCTCATCCCCTCCTCTCTTTGCAGCCCCGATGGCTACCTGTATGAGCGGGAGGCAATCCTAGAGTACATTTTGCACCAGAAGAAGGAGATCGCCCGGCAGATGAAGGTagtggggctgggagaagggggtGCGGGCGTGGGTAGGCGGTTTCGATGCTGGGCCTCCCGTCTAaactcctcccagcccaggcctctgcctgtgctgttccctctgccggGCACACCGTCCCCTCCCACTGCTGGTTAAATTCTTCTCGTTCTCCAGATTTCAGCCCAGGTGTTGCCTCCTCTGGCCCCGCGCTAGTCCAGGGCCCTGAGGGCCTGCCCCTGTCACCTCTTCTTTGGCACTTGTCACAGTTGTGACTCTACCTGTGGCTGTCTGATACAGGCCCCAGGGGCAGGGAGCGGGGCTCTCACCCACCCCAAGGCCCTAGGATCTCAGGACATACTTGGTAAATGAGTGGATGCCAGCTCatctccttgggcctcagttttattGTCTCTAAAATGGGCTGACAGGGCCAAACTAGAGGGCACTGCAGGGAATGTGGGCAATGCTCACAGATAAGAACTTTTTAGGCATTTTCTTGGAGCCAGGCCCACCTTCCATGGCTGAGCTCATTTTGTGGCTAGGAGGGACCCTGTCTCCCTCCTTGTCCTGCCGGCTTTTCCGGAGCTCAGGAAGCACTGGGGGCCAGATTCGTGCTGAGCTTTTGGTCTGGAGTGCGTGGCTTCCCCTGTGCCCAGGTCCTCCACCCGGCCTGGTGGCCCCCTCATCGTGGAGCCCACATCGGAAGCCCTCCCGAGCATCAGTCAGCGTCAGCGTTCCCTCCTTGCTCACTGGGTGGCCGGAGCAGTGTCTCCTCTTGCCCTCACGCTGCCTGAGCCTTCATGGCTCCATAAACCTTCTCTGCTCCCTACTATCCTGGAACTCGgacccttgagggcagggacagtcCACATTGCATGGACTGTATAATAGATAAGTGATAAGATATACTGTATTATTAATATCGTATGGCCCAAgattacatttattgagcacttactatgtgccaggccaggTGCTAAGTGTTTTAAAAACTCATCCTGTGTAACACAGTGAGCCTCCACGGTAGGTCACCATTGTCAGCCCGTTTTAcgggtgaagaaactgaggtcaggagaggccacagagcTAATCAGTGACAAAGGCAGGGTTTGAGCTCTGGCGGTCTGCCTTCAGCCAAGCTGTTGACCACCGAGTCCCAAACCAGCTAAACTGGAAGTGGCTGAACTGTCCTACAGTTGGTGAAGGGACAAGCAAAGGCAGCAGAGGCGCACCATAGATAACCGTGCAGCCGATTAAAGATTCACACCCAGGCAGTCACCAAACAGAGCCTCTGCCAGGAACCTCCCCTGTATGGGTTCCAGTTCACCCACCTTTAAATCCAGAGGCACCCCAACCCCCACCTAGGGTGCCCCAAACTCACAAGCCACAGGAGGATGCCTAGCTCGCTCCTGCCTGGTTGCCCGCAGGCCTACGAGAAGCAGCGGGGCGCCCGGCGTGAGGAGAAGAAGGGGCTGCAGCAGGCGGCCGCGCAGGACCAGGTGcggggcttcctggagaaggaggcGGCCATCGTGAGCCGGCCCCTCAACCCCTTCACGCCCAAGGCCGCCTCCGGGAACTGCCCAGGTGAGAGAGACGTGGACATGCAAGTGCGTGGGGGTCCCGCGGCGCCGGGCGCCTCCCTGGGCGCAGCGTCCGAACCCCTCTCCCCCCCGCAGATGATGCCCGGCCCGGGTCCAGTGCGGGCCCCACAGGCAAGGACAAGGACAAAGCGCTGCCCAGCTTCTGGATCCCGTCGCTGACCCCCGAGGCCAAGGCCACCAAGCTGGAGAAGCCGGTGAGCCCCCTACGCCAGCAAGCGCCCGTGTGTGCCCACTTTGCCCGAGAGGGCCAGGGTCCTgagggccccctcccctccctcacagggacccccctcctccctccacctggcTCGAGCCCCGCCTGTTGACTCGgcccccctcctgctccccagtcGCGCATCGTGACCTGCCCCATGTCCGGGAAGCCGCTGCGCATGTCCGACCTGACGCCCGTGCGCTTCACGCCGCTCGACAGCTCCGTGGACCGCGTGGGGCTCATCACGCGCAGCGAGCGCTACGTGTGCGCCGTGACCCGCGACAGCCTGAGCAACGCCACGCCGTGCGCCGTCCTGCGGCCCTCGTGAGTCACCTGGGGGACAGCCTGGGGACCTGCGGGACGGGGCGGGCTTGGGGTGCGACTCTCTCTTTGGGGCGGGGCCTCTGATCGTCTTACCCCACACTCACCCTCACTGCAGTGGGGCCGTGGTCACCGTGGAGTGCGTGGAGAAGCTGATTCGCAAGGACATGGTGGACCCCGTGACCGGAGAGAAGCTCACGGACCGCGACATCATCGTGCTGCAGCGGGTGAGTGGcacccctcctccctgtcccctcgCCTTCCGGTAACCCCGACCTGCTTCCAGAGGGCCCGCCCCCTTACCGAGGCCCCGCCCCACCAAGGGGGCGGGGCCCAACCTAACCTCGCGGGCTAGGGAACCCCCACGGCACCCCAGCTCcccgcttcctctcctcctcctcctcctcctcctcctcctcctctaggGCGGCACGGGTTTCGCGGGCTCCGGAGTGAAGCTGCAGGCCGAGAAGTCCCGGCCGGTGATGCAGGCCTGAGCGCGCGGGAAACCAAATAAATGGGCTTGTTGGACGCGACAGGCCGTGTGGCGCCTTCATTCACCGCGCCGGAGCCCGGTGACGGCGTGCGCTCAGGAAAGCGTGGGCTAAGAATATTTGATGTGGTCTCACGTTGAGAGTAATATCTGAATCGAATGCAAACGCATAGCTTTAAATGGGTTGAGTGGCCAGAAGTCGGAGTCTGGGCCGCGACCACAGGAGGGCGCCACTTTAACGGACTATAGAAATCCCCACACTTTCTTTTGAGTTAAAACAAATTTGAAGCCCAGGAGGCGACCCAGAGCGCGTCTCCCTTTGTAAAGTTTGATAAGACACGCAAAGGAAATGAAGTGCTGTGTGTGACTGAGAAAGCGAACCGCCAGCACCCTGTCTAGAGAAGACGGTCAGGAacactccctcccccccacctggaggctggagggtgaagagaaagaggaaaccgCAAGTGCAAAGTCCCAGAGGCAGCACTTGGCAGGTGTGAAGAGGGGGAGGAGTTCAGAGCAACCAGGCCTAGTGGACCTGCCCGGAGCTCAGACTTGACTAGGAGGGCAGGGGTGGCCTTTAAAGCTATGTTTTTAATAACCATTGAATCACAAAAGCAGACCCTGTGCAGTGTCGAGAACCAGAGCATACAGTCAAGCAAAGATtgcaaaaataaagtcttaaaagtCCTGACTCTCTGAGCGATACCCAGGTCCTGTCCTTCCAGGTCTTTCTCACACGAGTTTTTTCAACCAAAGTGAGATTTCCATGCAAATACTGTTCTGTTCATTGAACAGTCTCTACCTTCTCATCTAATGCCCAGGCGAGATTCAGAGTGTCCTTGAGTGCTGGGCAAGCCCCTGACTGGTACAGGACCAGTTGGTGCGTCTGGCTGCAGGGAAAGGTGTTAGTAGGAGGGTGGGTCATCCTTGCACCCTGGGGAGCCCGGAAACCCAGCAGTTCCTCCCTCAGACGCTTCTGGACCCTTCCCTTGGTCCCTGAGAGCCTTCACGCCCCACTCTTGGGCTCCCAGTCCCATCGTATTGGGAGAAGGATGCTTGTACCCATTTTGCAGAACAGCCCACTGAGGCTGAGAAGACAACTTGCCCAGAGTCCCACTGCTCAAGGCCATAGCTGAGCCCAGGTTCACCCAGAGGTCAGCCACCTCCAGATACCTGCACCCCCCTCATTCAGTCCTGCCCTCCTCCACATCCTTTGCACCCTTCCTCCCCTAGGTTTCCCACACTGCCACCCACAGACCTCTCCACCTTGGCAagctcccaccccatccctttaCCCAGAATGATAGAGATCTTCCCTCCTCTAAACACCCCCAATCCCCGTCCTCTTTCTTAGGAGCTCTCAACCACCCCAAGTCTTTTCTCTCAGTCGCCCCCCCACCCAAGGATCCTGTTTATGTGTGGTACagaccactccccaccccaaatAAAGATTTAAAGGTGCAAGATTGGAAATTCTGGATTTCCACAAGGAGCCTAAATCCCACTCTTTAGTTCACAGGCCCTTTGAGACACTCTTTGCAGGGAGGGGTCGTGGGGTGTGAGTCAAGGTCCTCGCTCTGAGCCATAGGTTTCCTTTAAGATTTCAGAGGTAACAAGGAGAGGAAGCAAGAGTCAGACCACAGCTGAAGCTGtggcaggagaagggagggacGGGAAGTGGAGAcaaattttgtgttttctcaGCAGAGGTTCCTTAGACACTGGTCTAGAGTTCAgagcaaagggacttccctggtggcgcagtggttaagaatccacctgccagtgcaggggacacgggttcgagccctggtccgggaagatcccacatgccgcggagcaactaagcccgcgcgccacaactactaaagctcgtgtgccacaactactgagccagcacgcccagagcccgtgctccgcaacaagagaagccactgcaatgagaagcctgcgcaccgcaatgaagagtagcccctgctctctgcagctagagaaagcccgcgcgcagcaacgaagacccaacacagccaaaaataaataaatattttaaaatagataaagttCAGAGCAAGAAATGAGCGTGGTGGGGCTTACCTTGGGTGGGGTGTGCCCACTGGTGGCTCCAGCCTCAACCAGCCACAAACAGTACTTTAGGACAACTGTAATTActtgttgagatttttaaatggGGAGACTTTTTCTGGAAAGCAAAAACTATATAGACAGGGAGCAAATCCTTGGTGTCCAGAGGCGGGGGAGGGATTGACTACAAGGAGGGTTAACAAGAGTTTGAGGCGGGGGGATGGATCTGTTCTGTATCttaactgtggtgatggttgtatgaATACGATTTGTCAAAATTCACCAAAGAGAGTGGActttatatgaattaaaattttaaaatgcaaaaaaaggcGGGGCATTTTGTGTGAG
Proteins encoded:
- the NOSIP gene encoding nitric oxide synthase-interacting protein isoform X2, with translation MCRLFYFLLFSPSIVFLRSTHRNSLLVWWLGLGAFTAEGEGSIPGWETKIPQAAWHCQKKKSHPRCSVHTYFPIRSDRGPERSSPLCVGSLWSHSPAAAPSLPPGMTRHGKNCTAGAVYTYHEKKKDTAASGYGTQNIRLSRDAVKDFDCCCLSLQPCHDPVVTPDGYLYEREAILEYILHQKKEIARQMKAYEKQRGARREEKKGLQQAAAQDQVRGFLEKEAAIVSRPLNPFTPKAASGNCPDDARPGSSAGPTGKDKDKALPSFWIPSLTPEAKATKLEKPSRIVTCPMSGKPLRMSDLTPVRFTPLDSSVDRVGLITRSERYVCAVTRDSLSNATPCAVLRPSGAVVTVECVEKLIRKDMVDPVTGEKLTDRDIIVLQRGGTGFAGSGVKLQAEKSRPVMQA
- the NOSIP gene encoding nitric oxide synthase-interacting protein isoform X1; translated protein: MTRHGKNCTAGAVYTYHEKKKDTAASGYGTQNIRLSRDAVKDFDCCCLSLQPCHDPVVTPDGYLYEREAILEYILHQKKEIARQMKAYEKQRGARREEKKGLQQAAAQDQVRGFLEKEAAIVSRPLNPFTPKAASGNCPDDARPGSSAGPTGKDKDKALPSFWIPSLTPEAKATKLEKPSRIVTCPMSGKPLRMSDLTPVRFTPLDSSVDRVGLITRSERYVCAVTRDSLSNATPCAVLRPSGAVVTVECVEKLIRKDMVDPVTGEKLTDRDIIVLQRGGTGFAGSGVKLQAEKSRPVMQA